A window of the Desulfobacula toluolica Tol2 genome harbors these coding sequences:
- the queD gene encoding 6-carboxytetrahydropterin synthase QueD — protein MFELKVKTRFAGAHQLTMVGQKCENLHGHNWHIEVCVKGEKLNSAGVLADFGDIKKAVRQIVKGELDHKFLNELEIFDGKQPTSERIAVYIAQRVQFLLDQSLDNDVKVSKVMAWESDDACATYFAG, from the coding sequence ATGTTTGAACTTAAGGTAAAAACCCGTTTTGCCGGAGCCCATCAATTGACCATGGTGGGACAAAAATGTGAGAATCTGCATGGACATAACTGGCACATAGAAGTTTGTGTTAAAGGGGAAAAATTAAATTCCGCAGGTGTGCTTGCTGATTTTGGTGATATAAAAAAGGCTGTCCGACAGATTGTCAAAGGAGAGCTGGATCATAAATTTTTAAATGAACTGGAAATATTTGATGGCAAACAGCCGACATCCGAGCGTATTGCCGTTTATATTGCGCAAAGGGTTCAGTTTCTTTTGGATCAGAGCCTGGATAACGATGTAAAGGTTTCAAAAGTAATGGCCTGGGAATCGGATGATGCGTGTGCCACTTATTTTGCCGGATAG
- the phaC gene encoding class III poly(R)-hydroxyalkanoic acid synthase subunit PhaC: MKKFKVPVDLIMSKMADDVEKVQNRAQKASEVLLDCLETKLAQTPYEVVYQEDRVKLKHYRATKKSNCKTPLLIVYALINRETMLDLQPGRSVVERFLDQGIDLYMIDWGYPKRKDRFLGFDDHVNGYMDNIVDFICKKNKVKKINLMGICMGGTFCVMYAALYPEKIKNLVTTVTPTNFDTQKGLLHIWMKHMDVDAVVNAYGNFSADIMNFGFLLMNPARLMIDKYVGFLEHMDQKEFVENFVRMEKWIFDSPDVPGEVFREFVKECYQKNKLIQSKLEVGGKRVDLKNITMPLLNIYGKYDHLVPPEACNQLTRHVGSKDTKDICLDTGHIGIYVSSKCQEAFAPGVGTWLKERDKTTKKAQTKPRINNSKMESLKNSLTINSASDMKYTEQAS, from the coding sequence TTGAAAAAATTTAAGGTGCCGGTTGATCTTATCATGTCAAAAATGGCTGATGATGTGGAAAAGGTTCAAAACCGTGCCCAAAAAGCTTCGGAAGTCCTGTTGGATTGTCTGGAAACAAAGCTTGCTCAAACGCCTTATGAAGTTGTGTATCAGGAGGACCGTGTCAAATTAAAACATTATCGTGCAACAAAAAAATCAAATTGTAAAACTCCTCTGCTGATTGTTTATGCATTGATCAACAGGGAAACCATGCTGGATCTGCAACCGGGACGCAGTGTGGTGGAAAGGTTTTTGGACCAGGGTATTGATTTGTATATGATTGACTGGGGATATCCAAAAAGAAAAGACCGTTTTCTAGGGTTTGATGATCATGTTAACGGATATATGGATAACATTGTTGATTTTATATGTAAGAAAAATAAAGTCAAAAAGATCAATCTCATGGGAATCTGCATGGGTGGCACTTTTTGCGTTATGTATGCCGCACTGTATCCGGAAAAGATTAAAAATCTTGTCACAACGGTTACCCCTACCAATTTTGACACCCAAAAAGGACTGTTACATATCTGGATGAAACATATGGATGTTGATGCTGTGGTGAATGCCTATGGCAATTTTTCTGCTGACATCATGAATTTTGGATTTCTTTTGATGAATCCTGCCCGGTTAATGATTGATAAATATGTCGGGTTTCTAGAGCATATGGATCAAAAGGAGTTTGTTGAAAATTTTGTCCGGATGGAAAAATGGATTTTCGACAGTCCTGACGTGCCTGGTGAGGTTTTCAGGGAATTTGTCAAAGAATGTTACCAGAAGAACAAACTGATCCAAAGCAAACTTGAAGTTGGAGGTAAGCGAGTGGACTTGAAAAATATAACCATGCCGCTACTCAATATTTACGGGAAGTACGATCATCTGGTGCCTCCAGAGGCCTGCAATCAACTCACCAGGCATGTCGGCAGTAAAGATACCAAGGATATCTGTCTTGATACAGGACACATTGGGATTTATGTCAGTTCAAAATGCCAGGAAGCCTTTGCACCCGGGGTAGGCACCTGGCTCAAAGAAAGAGACAAGACAACAAAGAAAGCTCAAACAAAACCAAGGATAAATAATAGCAAAATGGAAAGCTTAAAAAATTCCCTGACGATAAACAGCGCTTCTGATATGAAGTATACAGAACAGGCATCATAG
- a CDS encoding polyhydroxyalkanoate synthesis repressor PhaR, with product MPDTITIKKYPNRRLYNTKKSTYITLEDVSDLIKKGFRIQVVDVNTGNDVTSIVLTQIIMNKAKKDNAILPVSLLHLVIQYGESHLHEFFEKYLETTIKNYLGYRKQMDDQINAYMEMGMDFSTLAEKTFRNMDPMNFFSNSLKKQKEED from the coding sequence TTGCCTGATACCATAACAATTAAAAAGTATCCGAACAGACGGTTGTATAACACAAAAAAAAGTACTTACATAACTCTTGAAGATGTTTCAGATCTCATTAAAAAAGGATTCAGAATCCAGGTAGTTGATGTCAACACAGGCAATGACGTCACTTCTATTGTCCTGACACAGATCATCATGAACAAAGCAAAAAAGGACAATGCAATTCTGCCGGTATCCCTGCTTCACCTTGTCATCCAATACGGAGAAAGCCATCTTCATGAATTTTTCGAAAAATACCTTGAAACAACCATTAAAAATTATCTGGGATATCGAAAACAAATGGATGACCAGATTAATGCATACATGGAAATGGGGATGGATTTTTCCACCCTGGCAGAAAAAACTTTTAGGAATATGGATCCCATGAATTTTTTTTCCAATTCTCTGAAAAAACAAAAAGAAGAAGATTAA
- a CDS encoding poly(R)-hydroxyalkanoic acid synthase subunit PhaE: MRDKKKDPLDIESIMNTWAQPMGDIMGAMSQIWSACQTARQSGQQDEKKSGNYTMDNINIALKNWHTIVLAIATPESMASFFKGCSTMPDMLTKFNQSVLGSLAEFQKKMSQSANRFGESVDAYRFEKIDENVFHVWTELYEKEFQKFFYIPPLGLTREYQERINHMMDKFHLFQANQAEFMRLLCLPFQRSMGVMQEKIAALAKIGELPADSNDYYQMWIKILEGHFMTLFQTPEYIKALTKTISSLTNFSEAKNAVIEDMIKGLPIANQSEIDDLSREVYELKRRIRRLEKSN, translated from the coding sequence ATGAGAGATAAAAAAAAAGATCCTTTAGACATTGAATCAATTATGAATACCTGGGCACAGCCCATGGGCGATATCATGGGAGCCATGTCGCAAATATGGTCTGCTTGTCAGACAGCTCGTCAATCCGGGCAACAGGACGAAAAAAAATCAGGCAACTATACAATGGATAACATTAACATAGCGTTAAAAAACTGGCACACCATAGTGTTGGCAATTGCAACACCGGAATCCATGGCCTCTTTTTTTAAGGGATGCAGTACCATGCCGGACATGTTGACCAAGTTTAATCAGTCGGTTTTGGGCAGCCTTGCTGAGTTTCAAAAAAAAATGAGCCAAAGTGCGAATAGGTTTGGTGAGTCCGTAGATGCCTACCGCTTTGAAAAAATAGATGAAAATGTTTTTCATGTCTGGACTGAATTATATGAAAAAGAATTTCAAAAGTTTTTTTATATTCCCCCGTTAGGATTGACAAGGGAATACCAGGAAAGAATCAATCATATGATGGATAAATTTCATTTGTTTCAGGCAAATCAGGCAGAATTTATGAGGCTTCTTTGTCTTCCCTTTCAACGTTCCATGGGAGTGATGCAGGAGAAAATAGCCGCCTTGGCTAAAATAGGCGAACTTCCGGCTGATTCAAATGATTACTACCAGATGTGGATCAAAATTCTTGAAGGGCATTTTATGACCTTGTTCCAAACACCTGAGTATATTAAAGCTTTAACAAAAACAATAAGCTCTTTGACCAATTTTTCAGAGGCGAAAAATGCAGTTATTGAAGATATGATTAAAGGGTTGCCCATCGCCAATCAATCGGAAATAGACGATTTGTCCAGGGAAGTGTATGAATTAAAAAGACGTATCAGAAGGCTTGAAAAATCCAATTAA
- a CDS encoding PilZ domain-containing protein — protein sequence MERNRRFEVRKNINIPILYAKALDDSYHKAVLYNISMNGMNFVSDKMFLNGEYFFIKIKDSSPGFESLKPYDACTAQVIWCVKTDADFSYKVGVKRIGKAKIVKKEAVEKSHLCCELCANSSTQEIVKTDESLCLCLNCFTFVSKLPCKALKKTLNRFMIGNVI from the coding sequence ATGGAAAGAAACAGACGTTTTGAAGTCCGTAAAAATATAAATATACCCATTCTTTATGCAAAAGCTCTTGACGATTCGTATCATAAAGCCGTGCTGTATAATATTAGTATGAATGGGATGAATTTTGTATCAGATAAGATGTTTTTAAACGGGGAGTATTTTTTTATCAAAATCAAGGATTCTTCTCCCGGTTTTGAATCACTTAAACCCTATGACGCTTGTACTGCCCAGGTAATATGGTGTGTCAAAACAGATGCAGATTTCAGTTACAAGGTTGGTGTGAAAAGGATTGGTAAGGCAAAAATAGTTAAAAAAGAAGCTGTTGAAAAATCTCATCTTTGTTGTGAATTGTGTGCGAATTCCTCGACACAAGAGATCGTAAAAACCGATGAATCTTTGTGTCTGTGCCTGAATTGTTTTACCTTTGTTTCAAAATTGCCATGCAAAGCCTTAAAAAAAACTCTTAACAGATTTATGATCGGAAATGTTATCTGA
- a CDS encoding GAF domain-containing protein — protein MPKRKDYFDTFCKLSKTFGTAATQSTLLNLIVESAVETMDGKAACLFLRDVGNEYFIPKSQIGLSETYLHASPRESAGIVNVLEKKGYIVFENAATDERLENHKAKKNEGIASILTVPVRVSNVTQGVLSLYTATRRKFDKSEIDFLCALADQGGIAVHTNNLINRLRNNAMFFLELASSINSSLDIQEILGSLTVNICDTLGMKGVTIGLLDEDTNSIQLVASHGLSDEFFEILGVINNETASRALKGETIIVSDTEADKRIEFKKEMKKEGIKSMIVTPILARDKVIGVMRLYSADYTGFPSDVLVMIEALAHQGGLAIQNASMYLKLKEEKINLEKDIWSHRAWF, from the coding sequence ATGCCCAAGAGAAAAGATTATTTTGATACTTTTTGTAAACTAAGCAAAACATTCGGTACTGCGGCAACCCAGTCTACACTGCTTAATCTGATAGTCGAGAGCGCTGTTGAAACCATGGATGGCAAGGCAGCTTGTCTTTTTCTGCGTGATGTTGGTAATGAATATTTCATACCCAAATCCCAGATTGGTTTGTCTGAAACGTATCTGCATGCAAGTCCCAGGGAATCTGCCGGTATCGTCAATGTATTGGAGAAAAAAGGTTATATTGTTTTTGAAAACGCTGCAACTGATGAGCGTCTTGAAAATCATAAAGCAAAAAAAAACGAGGGAATTGCCTCTATTTTAACAGTTCCTGTGCGTGTATCCAATGTCACCCAGGGTGTGCTGTCTCTTTATACGGCAACCCGACGAAAATTTGATAAAAGCGAGATTGATTTTTTATGTGCCTTGGCTGATCAGGGCGGCATTGCTGTTCATACAAACAATTTAATCAATAGACTCAGAAACAATGCCATGTTTTTCCTGGAACTGGCTTCCAGTATCAATTCAAGTCTGGATATTCAAGAAATTCTGGGAAGTTTGACGGTAAATATTTGTGACACCTTGGGGATGAAAGGCGTGACCATTGGGCTTCTGGATGAAGATACAAACTCTATCCAGCTGGTTGCAAGCCATGGGTTAAGTGATGAATTTTTTGAAATATTAGGGGTTATCAATAATGAAACCGCTTCCCGGGCACTTAAGGGAGAAACTATTATTGTCAGTGATACCGAGGCTGACAAACGAATTGAATTTAAAAAGGAAATGAAAAAAGAAGGTATTAAATCCATGATTGTGACCCCGATCCTTGCAAGGGATAAGGTGATTGGGGTGATGCGTCTTTACAGTGCCGATTATACCGGATTTCCTTCTGATGTTTTGGTCATGATCGAAGCATTGGCACACCAGGGCGGTCTTGCCATCCAAAACGCTTCCATGTACCTGAAACTCAAGGAAGAAAAAATCAATTTGGAAAAAGACATATGGAGCCATAGAGCATGGTTTTAA
- a CDS encoding isoamylase early set domain-containing protein: MSIKKQYLKSKPVCKVTFRVQKEANNGAKKIHVVGEFNDWNKDTIPMKSYKNGSFSATIALDLNREYQFRYLIDGVSWKNDLEADTYVHCSYGNCENSVIIT, translated from the coding sequence ATGAGCATTAAAAAACAGTATCTTAAAAGCAAGCCTGTTTGCAAGGTGACCTTTCGGGTTCAAAAAGAAGCCAATAACGGGGCGAAAAAAATACATGTGGTTGGAGAATTTAATGACTGGAACAAAGATACAATTCCGATGAAATCCTATAAAAACGGTTCATTTTCAGCAACCATTGCTCTTGATTTGAACAGAGAATATCAATTCAGATATCTTATAGACGGTGTGAGTTGGAAAAATGATTTGGAGGCAGATACCTATGTCCACTGTTCCTACGGGAATTGTGAAAATTCAGTTATTATCACTTAG
- a CDS encoding NAD(P)/FAD-dependent oxidoreductase, protein MAYDVIIVGGGPAGLFAGYYLKEYSHLNVLLIEKGKSPLKRKCPNHNLQKCLHCDPCNILSGIGGAGLYSDGKLNFIPKLGKTDLTQFMALSSAQDLIDETEKIFTKFKMDGPVFPTNMEKAKQIRKQAKRFGIDLLLIKQKHLGSDNLPGFIAEMATYIQSKGLEIKTQENVIDILEKDGHIQGVITDKDKYLSPNVILAPGRIGANWMASLARKYGINLNQRGIEVGVRVEVHNEIMEDLCNVIYDPTFFIQTHTYDDQTRTFCTNQGGFISLENYQDFVCVNGHAYSDKKSANTNFAFLSKVILTEPVTDNQAYGESIGKLATIIGGGKPILQRFGDLKRGRRSTWNRVRKGYIEPTMTNVVCGDIAMALTERILTNLIEGLESLNLVIPGVSNDETLLYAPEIKFFATQVETNNHLETAVQGMYVAGDGPGVAGNIVSAAATGIIPAKHIIEISREK, encoded by the coding sequence ATGGCATATGATGTGATTATCGTGGGCGGTGGTCCTGCCGGACTTTTTGCCGGATATTACTTAAAAGAGTATTCTCATTTAAATGTATTGCTAATCGAAAAAGGCAAAAGCCCTTTAAAAAGAAAATGCCCAAACCATAATCTTCAAAAATGTCTTCACTGTGATCCTTGCAATATTTTATCCGGAATCGGCGGGGCTGGCCTTTATTCTGACGGCAAACTCAATTTTATACCCAAGCTTGGGAAAACGGATTTAACCCAATTTATGGCGTTGAGTTCCGCCCAGGATCTGATTGATGAAACAGAAAAAATTTTTACAAAATTCAAAATGGACGGCCCTGTGTTTCCCACCAACATGGAAAAAGCAAAACAAATCAGAAAACAGGCCAAACGTTTTGGAATAGATCTTTTGCTGATCAAACAAAAGCACTTGGGCTCTGATAATCTGCCCGGCTTTATTGCAGAAATGGCAACTTATATTCAGTCAAAAGGACTTGAAATAAAAACCCAAGAAAATGTGATTGATATTCTTGAAAAAGACGGGCATATACAGGGAGTCATAACGGATAAAGATAAATATTTATCACCCAATGTTATTCTTGCACCCGGAAGAATCGGGGCAAACTGGATGGCATCGCTTGCCCGCAAATATGGAATAAATCTTAATCAGAGAGGAATAGAAGTCGGGGTCCGTGTCGAAGTCCATAATGAGATCATGGAAGATCTTTGCAATGTCATTTACGATCCCACTTTTTTCATTCAAACCCATACTTATGATGATCAGACCCGGACGTTTTGCACCAACCAGGGCGGATTTATTTCCCTTGAAAACTATCAGGATTTTGTCTGTGTAAACGGTCATGCCTATTCAGATAAAAAATCAGCAAACACAAATTTTGCCTTTCTTTCAAAGGTAATTTTAACTGAGCCGGTCACCGACAACCAGGCCTATGGTGAATCCATTGGGAAACTGGCCACCATTATCGGTGGAGGAAAACCTATTTTACAAAGATTTGGAGATTTAAAGAGAGGAAGGCGCTCAACCTGGAACAGAGTCAGAAAAGGGTATATTGAACCTACCATGACCAATGTGGTTTGCGGTGATATTGCCATGGCGCTGACCGAAAGGATTCTAACCAACCTGATCGAAGGCCTTGAATCCTTAAACTTGGTTATACCCGGGGTGTCCAATGATGAAACCCTGCTGTATGCACCTGAAATAAAATTTTTTGCCACACAGGTGGAAACAAACAACCATCTTGAAACTGCCGTTCAAGGAATGTATGTGGCAGGTGACGGGCCGGGCGTAGCAGGAAACATTGTATCAGCGGCCGCAACCGGTATTATTCCGGCAAAACACATTATTGAAATAAGCCGTGAAAAATGA
- a CDS encoding M24 family metallopeptidase, with product MTTELAKTPENEIKNRIHTLKQKMENNNIEAVFLTHKPDICYFSGTSQDCYLYINIDRDPVLFVKRYLPRARKESCTKNIFQIPSITHIPEKIINLHSNLPKTCGLTFDVVPVRDFYFYQKLFTSTCFIDCTPVVNDCKQIKSDHEIKQMKTAAKLSEKTFSYIQENIRPGISEMEFCGIYETFARKFGHSGTLLTRHYRAEGFPFHLLSGKNGGVAGAVDTPCCGIGTSISHPFGAGAKIIERNEPILIDFGTILNGYHMDETRMFVLGDMDQKAMDASKAALEILYTLLSQMKPGVTMGDIFEKAIKSAKNLGYEEQFLGLPGIKSNFIGHSIGMELVESPIISKGNKDILKPGMVFAVEPKFIFKNEFAAGIESVIQITKNSSCFLSTTPNKIFICK from the coding sequence ATGACAACAGAATTAGCAAAAACACCTGAAAATGAGATTAAAAATAGAATTCACACCCTGAAACAAAAAATGGAAAATAATAATATTGAGGCTGTTTTTTTAACGCACAAACCTGATATTTGCTATTTTTCAGGGACATCCCAAGACTGCTACCTTTATATCAACATTGATCGTGATCCGGTTCTTTTTGTCAAAAGATATTTACCAAGAGCAAGAAAAGAAAGCTGCACAAAAAATATCTTTCAAATTCCATCAATAACTCATATCCCTGAAAAAATAATAAATCTCCACTCAAATTTACCCAAAACATGCGGCCTTACCTTTGATGTTGTCCCGGTCAGGGATTTTTATTTTTACCAAAAATTATTTACATCCACTTGTTTTATTGATTGCACCCCTGTGGTCAATGACTGCAAACAGATTAAATCTGACCATGAAATCAAACAAATGAAAACCGCAGCCAAACTATCTGAAAAAACCTTTTCTTATATCCAAGAAAACATCAGGCCTGGGATTTCAGAGATGGAATTTTGCGGTATATATGAAACATTTGCACGGAAATTTGGGCATTCCGGCACATTATTGACAAGGCATTACCGTGCAGAAGGTTTTCCCTTTCACTTATTGAGCGGTAAAAACGGAGGGGTTGCCGGTGCTGTGGATACGCCCTGCTGCGGGATCGGAACATCCATTAGCCATCCGTTTGGAGCAGGAGCAAAAATCATAGAAAGAAATGAACCTATTCTTATTGATTTTGGAACCATATTGAATGGGTATCATATGGATGAAACCAGGATGTTTGTTTTGGGAGACATGGACCAAAAGGCTATGGACGCTTCAAAGGCTGCCCTGGAAATTCTTTACACGCTTTTATCTCAAATGAAGCCGGGTGTTACAATGGGTGATATTTTTGAAAAAGCCATCAAATCCGCTAAAAATCTGGGGTATGAGGAACAATTCTTAGGTCTGCCCGGTATAAAATCAAACTTTATTGGACACAGTATCGGAATGGAACTGGTTGAAAGCCCCATTATATCCAAAGGGAACAAGGATATACTAAAACCCGGAATGGTATTTGCTGTCGAACCTAAATTTATCTTTAAAAATGAGTTTGCAGCCGGTATTGAAAGTGTTATTCAAATCACGAAAAACAGTTCATGTTTTTTGAGTACAACACCCAATAAAATTTTTATCTGCAAATAA
- a CDS encoding MaoC family dehydratase, with amino-acid sequence MIGKTIDQLKIGDSDEFTKTISESDIYLFAGITGDLNPAHINEEYAKNTFFKGRIAHGLFIGGFVSTVIGTKLPGPGSIYSEQQLKFLAPVRIGDTITARVEVKEINIEKNKITLETSCFNQNKIIVVDGKAIIHPPKEKIKKNRNTIIPIKQF; translated from the coding sequence ATGATTGGCAAAACCATCGACCAATTAAAAATTGGAGACTCGGATGAATTTACCAAAACGATTTCCGAATCTGATATTTATCTGTTTGCAGGCATAACAGGAGATTTGAATCCTGCCCATATTAATGAAGAGTATGCTAAAAACACGTTTTTCAAAGGGCGAATCGCACATGGACTATTTATTGGCGGTTTTGTTTCAACCGTAATCGGCACAAAACTTCCGGGACCCGGCAGCATTTACAGCGAACAGCAACTCAAGTTTCTGGCTCCCGTACGAATCGGCGATACCATCACAGCCAGAGTTGAAGTCAAAGAAATCAATATTGAAAAAAATAAAATAACCCTTGAAACAAGCTGTTTTAACCAAAACAAAATTATTGTGGTTGATGGAAAAGCAATCATCCATCCGCCTAAAGAAAAAATAAAAAAGAACCGCAACACGATCATACCAATCAAACAATTTTAA
- a CDS encoding PAS domain-containing sensor histidine kinase yields MDCKPTYEELEQKVATLEKRLGQAELEVKALKTSEIEQTAILANIPLFMIIVDQERRVKNVSKSILQFTGRRPEEHIGVRGGDALRCVHHLDDPKGCGFGSSCSDCTVRKIVLDTLNTGKSYVKVETQLSFFDDVQAKRNLLVSTTLLKTWNKNVLIFIEDITERKTAENLLREKKDFLNTLLETITNPIFYKDTNGKYVGCNRAFEKFIGKSRSQIIGKSVYDIGPREIADIYYEKDRELFNKPGKQRYEWKIKRNDGELREVIFDKATLHDTTGNITGLVGVISDITDRKHSEDLVRDLSQRLIQAQDLERKMISCELHDSIAQNLSALKLYCKKLFENQSFPESDIKGLPEDVSSLLDQTITTVRDLAYHLSPLSLDHLGLVPALEVFCEEFAEKNGITIDFQAAGIQRLILNSDTQINLYRLVTEGLNNIRKHASASKAVIRLVGACPNIILRIGDNGKGFDVKEQERSIVNEKRMGLRSMKERVNLLQGRMSINSQLNKGTEIVIKLPLKEK; encoded by the coding sequence ATGGATTGTAAGCCCACCTATGAAGAATTGGAGCAGAAAGTTGCAACCCTTGAAAAAAGGCTTGGTCAAGCAGAGCTTGAAGTTAAGGCATTGAAAACCAGCGAGATTGAACAAACTGCAATACTTGCCAATATCCCTTTGTTTATGATCATTGTTGATCAGGAAAGGCGTGTGAAAAATGTAAGCAAGTCTATATTACAATTTACAGGCCGAAGACCTGAAGAGCATATCGGTGTCAGAGGAGGCGATGCACTTCGGTGTGTTCATCATCTTGATGACCCGAAAGGTTGTGGATTCGGTTCTTCGTGTTCTGACTGCACTGTTCGGAAAATAGTTCTGGATACACTGAATACAGGAAAATCTTATGTTAAAGTTGAAACACAATTGTCATTTTTTGATGATGTTCAGGCAAAAAGAAATTTACTTGTATCGACAACTTTATTGAAAACTTGGAATAAAAATGTGCTTATTTTTATTGAAGATATAACAGAACGTAAAACAGCTGAAAATTTATTGAGGGAAAAAAAGGATTTTTTGAATACCCTTCTTGAAACAATTACCAATCCAATTTTTTACAAAGATACAAATGGAAAGTATGTTGGTTGTAACAGGGCGTTTGAGAAGTTCATAGGAAAATCCAGGTCTCAAATTATCGGCAAGTCAGTTTACGATATAGGGCCCAGGGAAATTGCCGACATTTACTATGAGAAAGATAGAGAACTGTTCAATAAACCGGGCAAACAGCGCTATGAATGGAAAATAAAAAGAAACGATGGAGAATTAAGAGAAGTTATTTTTGACAAAGCTACCCTTCATGATACCACTGGTAATATTACCGGTCTGGTCGGTGTCATCTCGGACATTACCGACCGGAAACATTCGGAAGATCTTGTGCGGGATCTTTCGCAAAGGTTGATACAGGCCCAGGATCTTGAGAGGAAGATGATTTCCTGTGAATTGCATGACAGCATTGCTCAGAATCTTTCCGCATTGAAATTATACTGTAAAAAGCTGTTTGAAAATCAATCATTTCCTGAATCAGATATCAAGGGTTTGCCGGAAGATGTTTCCTCGCTATTAGATCAGACCATTACCACGGTCAGAGACCTGGCTTATCATTTAAGCCCGCTCAGCCTGGATCATCTGGGTCTTGTTCCTGCCCTTGAAGTTTTTTGTGAGGAATTTGCTGAAAAAAACGGTATCACGATTGACTTTCAAGCTGCTGGTATTCAGAGGTTAATACTAAATTCCGATACTCAAATCAATTTATACCGCCTGGTGACGGAAGGACTGAATAATATCCGGAAACATGCTTCCGCCTCTAAAGCTGTCATAAGGCTTGTCGGGGCATGTCCGAATATCATTCTTAGAATTGGAGATAATGGCAAAGGGTTTGATGTAAAAGAGCAGGAACGTTCAATAGTTAATGAAAAGCGAATGGGTCTTAGAAGCATGAAAGAAAGGGTTAACCTGCTTCAGGGAAGGATGTCAATTAATTCGCAGTTAAACAAGGGGACTGAAATAGTCATCAAGCTGCCGTTAAAGGAGAAATAA
- a CDS encoding response regulator gives MDRKKRILIIDDHPLFREGIKAIIKNDSRYDVIGEAGTGNRGLELTGELRPDLALVDVSLPDISGFDLVRDILKYSPDMRILVLSMHSKVDYIVKAFQAGASGYLTKECAADMLINGIEHTLKGDYFMDTSVSQQVVKKLAELPDKKPVAAVKGYDALTSREQEIMVLVTSGFSSQKIADKLFISPKTVQNHRSKIMRKLNVSNVLDLTRHAAKLGLVDLDLWRK, from the coding sequence ATGGATCGAAAAAAGCGTATTTTAATCATTGATGATCACCCTCTTTTCAGAGAAGGAATTAAAGCCATCATAAAGAACGACAGCCGGTATGATGTGATCGGTGAAGCAGGAACCGGAAACCGGGGTCTTGAATTAACAGGAGAACTCAGACCGGACCTTGCTTTAGTTGATGTTTCTCTTCCGGATATAAGCGGTTTTGATCTTGTCCGTGATATTTTGAAATATTCTCCAGATATGCGAATTCTGGTATTGAGTATGCATTCCAAGGTGGATTATATCGTAAAAGCTTTTCAGGCTGGTGCCAGTGGCTATCTGACGAAAGAATGTGCAGCAGATATGCTGATTAATGGAATTGAGCATACCTTAAAAGGCGATTACTTTATGGACACTTCAGTATCTCAGCAGGTGGTTAAAAAACTGGCTGAATTACCGGACAAAAAGCCTGTTGCAGCTGTTAAAGGCTATGATGCGTTAACTTCCAGAGAACAGGAAATCATGGTACTTGTGACCAGTGGATTTTCTTCCCAAAAAATTGCAGACAAATTGTTTATCAGCCCTAAAACAGTTCAGAACCACCGTTCTAAAATAATGCGCAAATTAAATGTCAGCAATGTGTTGGACCTGACCAGGCATGCAGCCAAATTAGGTCTGGTTGATCTGGATCTTTGGAGAAAATAA